One Betaproteobacteria bacterium DNA window includes the following coding sequences:
- a CDS encoding helix-turn-helix transcriptional regulator, which translates to MSYLARLFKERLGTTFADYLAQVRARQSLPYLANGHTTVLELALACGFPNVKSYLQAFRRQYGRTPTEWRRLHEGAPVPSLGESAYAAADTGLAYHLLQRHLPATSPLRGA; encoded by the coding sequence GTGAGCTATCTCGCGCGGCTGTTCAAGGAACGCCTTGGCACGACCTTCGCGGATTACCTGGCTCAGGTGCGAGCCCGGCAGTCGCTGCCGTATCTCGCGAACGGGCACACCACGGTGCTCGAGCTCGCCCTGGCCTGCGGCTTCCCCAACGTGAAGAGTTACCTTCAGGCCTTCCGTCGCCAATACGGCAGGACGCCGACAGAGTGGCGCCGCCTTCACGAGGGCGCGCCCGTGCCGAGCCTGGGAGAGAGCGCCTATGCCGCGGCCGACACCGGCCTCGCTTATCACCTGCTGCAACGGCACCTGCCTGCCACCAGTCCGCTGCGCGGCGCATGA
- a CDS encoding glycoside hydrolase: MAAIAAIEGQAAGFNWSFSPVADLDLHRHNAVVSTRSFGDDPRHVARCVQRYVEVAQRHGLAACAKHWPGDGAGDLDQHHTTSINPLPLASWKKTYGSTFRAAIRAGVLSVMSGHIALPAWPGAARKPASLSRALNLGLLRRTLGFNGVIICDASLMAGLTVHAPREELVPQVIAHGCDMLLFPTDPELDLDYLLRAVSDGRLTRTRVDEAVARVLAMKAALGLHRKTRPPQPLRPAVLRRHARWAEETARGAITLVRDQAGLLPLHPRLQPRLLLVQQENRRTWYGSLPPLQFETLLREAGFAVTRLREESDVRRELFDVAVWVVAEEAAAGKRTLGVPWDQLLDGLRLSMVRTWPELPSVFISLGHPWHVREIEGCPVVINAYSPVPAVQRAVVAALTGRALFRGSSPVHLAPRD; the protein is encoded by the coding sequence TTGGCGGCGATCGCGGCGATCGAAGGCCAGGCTGCCGGATTCAACTGGTCGTTCTCGCCCGTCGCCGATCTCGACCTCCACCGGCACAACGCCGTCGTGAGCACGCGTTCGTTTGGCGACGACCCCCGCCACGTGGCGCGGTGCGTGCAGCGTTACGTCGAGGTGGCGCAGCGCCACGGGCTCGCCGCCTGCGCGAAACACTGGCCGGGCGACGGCGCTGGCGACCTGGACCAGCACCACACCACGTCGATCAACCCCCTGCCGCTGGCGTCGTGGAAAAAGACATACGGCAGCACGTTCCGCGCGGCGATCCGCGCCGGTGTGCTGTCGGTGATGAGTGGACACATCGCGCTGCCCGCCTGGCCGGGCGCCGCCCGGAAACCCGCGAGCCTCTCACGCGCGCTCAATCTCGGGCTCCTGCGCCGCACGCTGGGATTCAACGGCGTGATCATTTGCGATGCGAGCCTCATGGCCGGACTCACCGTGCACGCCCCGCGCGAGGAACTCGTGCCGCAGGTGATCGCCCACGGCTGCGACATGCTGCTCTTTCCCACCGATCCCGAGCTGGACCTCGACTACCTGCTGCGCGCCGTGTCGGACGGACGTCTCACGCGCACGCGCGTCGACGAGGCGGTGGCGCGCGTCCTCGCGATGAAGGCGGCTCTCGGCCTGCATCGGAAAACACGCCCGCCTCAGCCGCTCCGGCCGGCCGTGCTGCGGCGCCATGCCCGCTGGGCCGAGGAGACAGCGCGTGGGGCGATCACGTTGGTGCGTGATCAGGCGGGACTGCTGCCGTTGCATCCGCGCCTCCAGCCGCGGCTGCTCCTCGTCCAGCAGGAGAACCGTCGCACTTGGTACGGCTCTCTGCCGCCCTTGCAGTTCGAGACGCTGCTGCGCGAAGCGGGTTTTGCCGTCACCCGCCTGCGTGAGGAATCGGACGTGCGCCGGGAGCTCTTCGACGTCGCGGTGTGGGTCGTGGCGGAGGAAGCGGCGGCGGGAAAGCGCACGCTCGGTGTCCCGTGGGATCAGCTGCTCGACGGCCTCCGCCTCAGCATGGTGCGCACCTGGCCCGAGCTGCCGTCGGTATTCATCTCGCTCGGCCATCCCTGGCACGTGCGGGAGATCGAAGGTTGTCCGGTGGTGAT